Proteins from a genomic interval of Bombus affinis isolate iyBomAffi1 chromosome 14, iyBomAffi1.2, whole genome shotgun sequence:
- the LOC126923974 gene encoding odorant receptor Or2-like: MKTTSNKDFAYAMIPFKILSWPVGTWPLQHYDIFSAIRAIITSFLLLLMITIVQSEMYLDSSDAEKNLDAVVILTCGYLAVSKVLQFRIHPAGLISNFTSAVKDYNELNDQEKRVIVRRHAYMGRVAGISGVLFAYFSATLFTTLPMLAAEEMEDMANVTEESIPEYPIPSEKVVALVKIPEHLYFIVFIVEYLMLLLTSNGNLGNDSLFFGITFHLCGQVEILKLDFKRLRNENERTKERFSVLTKRHVYLLNLAKMLDDTISSILAVQLFTSCVLICTSGLQFIIALSVGNIVMTIKTFLVLSTLLVQLFAYSYVGDYLKRQMEGIGDSIYSCSWYDIPNSVAKDIIYVIMRTQDPVYLKAGKFFIVNMETYMSIMKTSMSYLSVLRVMIST, translated from the exons ATGAAGACGACGTCGAATAAAGATTTCGCTTACGCGATGATTCCGTTCAAGATCCTATCGTGGCCTGTTGGTACCTGGCCTCTTCAACACTATGATATCTTTTCCGCTATACGTGCCATAATCACTAGTTTTCTTTTG CTACTAATGATAACGATCGTGCAATCGGAGATGTATTTAGACAGCAGCGACGCTGAGAAGAATCTGGACGCAGTAGTAATACTAACTTGCGGCTATTTGGCAGTGTCAAAGGTCCTGCAGTTTCGTATTCATCCTGCTGGCCTTATCTCAAATTTTACCTCGGCGGTTAAGGATTATAACGAATTGAATGACCAAGAAAAACGAGTGATAGTACGAAGACACGCTTACATGGGCAGAGTGGCAGGTATCAGTGGGGTACTTTTTGCATATTTCAGCGCAACTCTCTTCACGACTCTGCCAATGCTGGCTGCAGAGGAAATGGAAGATATGGCTAACGTAACGGAAGAAAGTATTCCCGAATACCCTATACCTTCCGAAAAAGTAGTGGCACTTGTAAAAATACCGGAACATTTATACTTCATTGTTTTTATCGTAGAGTACTTGATGTTGCTATTAACGAGCAATGGAAATCTAG GGAACGATTCCTTGTTTTTCGGTATCACTTTTCACCTGTGTGGTCAAGTAGAAATTCTGAAACTTGATTTCAAAAGACTACGAAACGAAAACGAAAGAACAAAGGAACGTTTCAGCGTATTAACCAAGAGGCATGTTTACTTACTGAACCTGGCCAAAATGCTGGACGATACCATCAGCTCTATCTTGGCTGTGCAACTATTCACGAGTTGTGTACTTATTTGTACAAGTG GACTGCAGTTCATTATCGCTCTGAGTGTTGGAAACATCGTCATGACGATAAAAACGTTTTTAGTGCTGAGCACTCTATTAGTGCAATTATTTGCATACAGCTACGTGGGCGATTATTTAAAACGTCAAATGGAAGGCATCGGTGACTCGATATATTCCTGTAGTTGGTACGATATACCGAATAGTGTGGCGAAAgatattatttatgttattatGAGAACTCAAGATCCAGTTTACCTGAAGGCTGGAAAATTCTTTATTGTTAATATGGAAACGTACATGAGTATTATGAAAACTTCTATGTCGTATCTCTCAGTTCTACGGGTAATGATAAGTACTTAA
- the LOC126923975 gene encoding odorant receptor Or2-like: MKTTSNKDFAYAMVPFKILSWPVGTWPLQHYDTFPAIRAIITIVLLLLMITIVQSEMYLDSSDAEKNLDAVIILTCGYLAVSKTLQFRIRPAGLISNFTSAVKDYNELNDQEKRVIVRRHAYMARVAGISVVLFSHFSATLFTALPMLAAEQVKDTVNKTEESIPDYPMPSEKVIALVKVPDNLYLIIFIVEYLMLLSTSNGNIGNDSLFFGIIFHLCGQIEILKLDFKRLRNETERTKEHFTVLTKRHVYLLNLAKMLDDTISSILAVQLFTSCTLICTSGLQFIIALSVGNIVMTIKTFIVLGTLLGQLFAYSYVGDYLNRQMEGIGDSIYSCSWYDIPKSVTKDIIYVIMRAQDPVYLKAGKFFILNMETYMSIIKTSMSYLSVLRVMISA, from the exons ATGAAGACGACGTCGAATAAAGATTTCGCTTACGCGATGGTTCCGTTCAAGATCCTATCGTGGCCTGTTGGTACTTGGCCTCTTCAACATTATGATACCTTTCCCGCTATACGTGCTATAATCACGATTGTTCTGTTG CTACTAATGATAACGATCGTGCAATCGGAGATGTACTTAGACAGCAGCGACGCTGAGAAGAATTTGGACGCTGTAATAATACTAACTTGCGGCTATTTGGCGGTGTCAAAGACCCTGCAGTTTCGTATTCGTCCTGCTGGCCTTATCTCAAATTTTACCTCGGCAGTTAAAGATTATAACGAATTGAATGACCAAGAGAAACGAGTGATTGTACGAAGACACGCTTACATGGCCAGAGTGGCAGGTATCAGTGTGGTACTTTTCTCACATTTCAGCGCAACTCTCTTCACGGCTTTGCCGATGCTGGCTGCAGAGCAAGTGAAGGATACAGTTAACAAAACTGAAGAAAGTATACCGGACTACCCTATGCCTTCCGAAAAAGTAATAGCACTGGTAAAAGTACCGGATAATTTATACCTCATTATTTTTATCGTAGAGTACTTGATGTTGCTATCAACGAGCAATGGAAATATAG GAAACGATTCCTTGTTTTTCGGTATCATTTTTCACCTGTGCGGTCAAATAGAAATTCTGAAACTTGATTTCAAAAGATTAAGAAACGAAACCGAAAGAACAAAGGAACATTTCACCGTATTAACCAAGAGGCATGTTTACTTACTGAACCTGGCCAAAATGCTAGACGATACGATCAGCTCTATCTTGGCTGTGCAACTATTCACGAGTTGTACACTTATTTGTACAAGCG GACTACAGTTCATTATCGCTCTGAGCGTTGGAAACATCGTCATGACGATAAAAACGTTTATAGTACTGGGCACTCTATTGGGGCAATTATTTGCATACAGCTACGTGGGCGAttatttaaaccgtcaaatggAGGGCATCGGCGACTCGATATATTCCTGTAGTTGGTACGATATACCGAAGAGTGTGACAAAAGATATTATTTATGTCATTATGAGAGCTCAAGATCCAGTTTACCTGAAAGCTGGGAAATTCTTTATACTCAATATGGAAACGTACATGAGTATTATAAAAACTTCTATGTCGTACCTGTCAGTTCTACGGGTAATGATAAGTGCTTGA
- the LOC126923995 gene encoding odorant receptor Or2-like — translation MHDYAELYVDLCVVSMRATLNKDFAYAITPMKIMSWPVGTWPLQDYNFLSAMRVIFTIFLVLLMLMIVQLEMYLDSSDAEKNLDGLVLITCGILAMSKILQFRIRPAGLISNFTSAVKDYNELNDQEKRVIVRRHAYMGRVAGISVVFFAYFGSTLFMTVPMLAAEEVEDIVNVTEDNTPEYPIPSEKVMELIKIPDNLYFIVFIMEYLMLLLTSSGNLGSDSLFFGIIFHLCGQVEVLRLEFSRLSNENEKAKEHFNVLSKRHVYLLNLAKMLDDTISSILAVQLFTSCILICTTGLQFIIALSVGNIVMAIKTFIVLSTLLVQLFAYSYVGEYLKRQMEGIGDSVYFCSWYDIPKNVAKDIIYVIMRTQDPVFLKAGRFFIVNMETYMSIMKTSMSYLSVLRVMINA, via the exons ATGCACGATTACGCGGAATTATATGTCGATCTTTGTGTTGTGAGCATGAGGGCGACGTTGAATAAGGATTTCGCTTATGCGATAACTCCGATGAAGATCATGTCGTGGCCTGTTGGTACCTGGCCTCTTCAAGACTACAATTTTCTTTCCGCTATGCGTGTCATATTCACGATTTTTCTTGTG CTACTAATGCTAATGATCGTGCAATTGGAGATGTATTTGGACAGCAGCGACGCTGAGAAGAATCTGGACGGTCTAGTACTTATTACTTGCGGCATTCTGGCAATGTCAAAGATCCTGCAGTTTCGTATTCGCCCCGCTGGCCTTATCTCAAATTTTACCTCGGCGGTTAAAGATTATAACGAATTGAATGACCAAGAGAAACGAGTGATAGTACGAAGACACGCTTACATGGGCAGAGTGGCAGGTATCAGTGTGGTATTTTTCGCATATTTCGGTTCAactctcttcatgactgtgccaATGCTGGCTGCGGAGGAAGTGGAAGATATAGTTAACGTAACGGAAGATAATACTCCGGAATACCCTATACCTTCCGAAAAAGTGATGGAACTTATAAAAATTCCGGATAATTTATACTTCATTGTTTTTATCATGGAGTACTTGATGCTGTTATTAACGAGCAGTGGAAATCTAG GTAGCGATTCGTTGTTCTTCGGTATCATTTTTCACCTGTGTGGTCAAGTGGAAGTTCTGAGACTAGAGTTCAGCAGACTGAGCAACGAGAACGAAAAAGCAAAGGAACATTTCAACGTATTAAGCAAGAGGCATGTTTACTTACTGAACCTAGCTAAAATGCTGGACGATACGATCAGCTCTATCTTGGCTGTGCAACTATTCACGAGTTGTATACTTATTTGTACAACCG GACTACAGTTCATTATCGCTCTGAGTGTGGGAAACATCGTCATGGCGATAAAAACGTTTATAGTACTGAGCACTCTGTTAGTGCAATTATTTGCATACAGCTACGTGGGCGAATATTTAAAGCGTCAAATGGAAGGCATCGGTGATTCGGTATATTTCTGCAGCTGGTACGATATACCGAAAAATGTGGCAAAAgatattatttatgttattatGAGAACTCAAGATCCAGTTTTCCTGAAGGCTGGAAGATTCTTTATTGTTAATATGGAAACGTACATGAGTATTATGAAAACTTCTATGTCGTATCTCTCAGTTCTACGCGTAATGATAAATGCTTGA
- the LOC126923967 gene encoding uncharacterized protein LOC126923967 isoform X3, translating to MKVTLNKDFAYAMTPMKILSWPVGTWPLQDYNIFSAMRVIITSFLLLLMLTIVQSEMYLDSNDAEKNLDALVILSCGILAVSKVVRFRIRPAGLISNFTSAVEDYNKLYDQEKGVILRRHAYMGRVAGIGVVLFAYFSATLFMSVPMLAAEEVKDVVNVTEDNTPEYPIPSEKVMALIKMPDNLYFIVFIVEYLMLLLTSNGNLGSDSLFFGIIFHLCGQVEILRLDFRRLSNDNERTIEHFIALSKRHVYLLKLAKMLNETISSILAVQLFTSCIVICTSGLQFIIALSVGNIVMTIKSFIVLSTLLVQLFAYSYVGEYLKRQMEGIGDSAYFSIWYDIPKSVAKDIIYVIMRTQDPVFLKAGKFFIVNMETYMSIIKTSMSYLSVLRVMVTA from the exons ATGAAGGTGACGTTGAATAAAGATTTCGCTTACGCGATGACTCCGATGAAGATCCTGTCGTGGCCTGTTGGTACCTGGCCTCTTCAAGACTACAATATTTTTTCCGCTATGCGTGTCATAATCACGAGTTTTCTTTTG CTACTAATGCTAACGATCGTGCAGTCGGAGATGTATTTAGACAGCAACGATGCCGAGAAAAATCTCGACGCATTAGTAATACTATCCTGCGGCATTCTGGCGGTGTCAAAGGTCGTTCGATTTCGTATTCGGCCGGCTGGTCTTATCTCGAACTTCACCTCGGCGGTTGAGGATTATAACAAATTGTATGACCAAGAGAAAGGCGTGATACTGCGAAGACACGCTTACATGGGCAGAGTGGCAGGTATCGGTGTGGTACTTTTCGCATATTTCAGCGCAACACTCTTCATGTCTGTGCCAATGCTGGCTGCGGAGGAAGTGAAAGATGTTGTTAACGTAACGGAAGATAATACTCCGGAATATCCTATACCTTCCGAAAAAGTAATGGCACTTATAAAAATGCCGGATAATTTATACTTCATTGTTTTCATCGTGGAGTACTTGATGTTGTTATTAACGAGCAATGGAAATCTAG GTAGCGATTCGTTGTTCTTCGGTATTATATTTCACCTGTGTGGTCAAGTGGAAATTCTGAGGCTCGACTTCAGGAGACTGAGCAACGACAACGAAAGAACAATAGAACATTTCATCGCACTATCCAAGAGGCATGTTTACTTATTGAAACTAGCCAAGATGCTGAACGAGACGATCAGCTCTATCTTGGCTGTGCAACTATTCACGAGTTGTATAGTTATTTGTACAAGCG GACTTCAATTCATTATCGCTCTGAGCGTTGGAAACATCGTCATGACGATAAAATCGTTTATAGTACTGAGCACTCTGTTAGTGCAATTATTTGCATACAGCTACGTGGGTGAATATTTAAAGCGTCAAATGGAAGGCATCGGTGATTCGGCGTATTTCAGCATCTGGTACGATATACCAAAAAGTGTTGCAAAAgatattatttatgttattatGAGAACTCAGGATCCAGTTTTCCTGAAGGctggaaaattttttattgttaaTATGGAAACGTACATGAGTATTATAAAAACTTCTATGTCGTATCTCTCAGTTCTACGGGTAATGGTAACTGCTTGA